The nucleotide window TATCCGCACTCCTCACATTCCCACCGGAACCCCTCGTTACGCCTCTTATCACTGACCGGCAATTGTAGAGAACCACACCGAAAGCACTCATTAAAGTTGTCGTCGGGGAACGCTTTCTCGAACTCTTCGATACACTTTTCGAGTTGATGCCTGGTGATGTTTGACCGGAACCACTCTTGGGAATCATATATCCTCTTATCAAGTTTGTCGGCTTCCTTCCGCCAATCTGCCAACGCTTCTAGCATATCGTCAGTTGTGGTACTCTCTTCAAGATCGTCGATACAGCCTTGTATTGCCTTCCGTCTTAGCTCTGGTTCGGCGCGTTCACGGGCTGCATCCCAACTTCCCTTGTAGAAGCTATCCTGCTGTTCCTTGATCTCTTCTGGCCTGTCTTTCAGCACATTAGCTTTCTCATGCCACTCTTGGAGAAGAGCATCTACAGCGTCTGATTTGCTCATAGCCGCAACTGTGTTTTCAACTAAAATAAGAATCCGGGTGAGGTTTCATCGTTGCTGTCGTATCGGATGTAGCGGAGGATGTGTAGGGGCATTCCTTACTCTATTGTGTTGGCATAAACCGATGTTTTCTATCGCTTCAGTCCACATCTATGTTGCTGGATTTGCTCTGGCAGCCCGACTTTTCTACAGACGGGACATTCCCGTTGGGGTGTCGGCGGCAGGTCATTCAAGCATTCAGTGGGGTGTGAGCTGTGCTTCCATGATTGGTGATTGGTCGTCCGCCGAGCTTCACGGAGGTGAATGCGAAGCCTCTCACGAGCTGTGTCTCCTCAAGGAGGTCTCCGATCGAGGGGAAGTCCTAGACGATGTCGCCGTTGGCGCGGTTTGAGATACGCGACACAACTGTTTCTAATTTCAGTTACAGTGAAACAGTAAGGAGTGTTCGTGGAGCCTGCTCTACTCAGGCAATACCCCTGTCTGACATAGTATTATAATGCTCGCGTTTCTCTCGTTTCACTACATGACTGAAACGACTGAAACGGCTGAAACGATCGAAGCGCCCCCAGCGATCGTGGCGATGCTCAACCAGAAAGGGGGGGTTGGAAAAACGACACTCACAATCCACGTTGCCGGCGCACTCGCCGACCGTGGGCTTGACGTCCTCGTGGTCGACCTTGCCCCTGAGGGGGCACTCACGTCGATCCTCGGCTACGACGAGGCGTACAGCGACCTTGACCGGGAGGTGTCACTCCACGAGTTGCTGCTCGATCCCAGCCGCGCAGACGACGTCGACGACATCATCATCACTGGCGAAGAGTTTGATCTCCTCCCCGCGAACGAGCGGATGGTCGATCGCACTGGCGGCGAACTCAATGGCGAACCCCGCGCTCGAGAACGGCTGAAGATGGTTCTCGACGAGCTCGCAACCGGGTATGATGTCGTTCTCGTCGACAACATGCCGAGCATCAACGTGCTCACGGACAATGCGCTGGTTGCCAGCGATGGTGTGTTGATTCCTGCCTACGCAGAGGCCCTCTCTGTCCAGGGCCTTGATCGACTCCAGAAGCAGATCGACAGCGTTCGAGAGTACTTTGGAACGGTACGAATTCTCGGTATCATCGCGAACCGCGTCGAGCATAACAAACAGGCCGACGCCATGCTCGAACAGTTACATTCCGAGTTTGAGGATGGACTCGAGATTCCAGTGTTCGACGTGTACAAGCGAGTCGATCTTCAGCGTGCGATCGCCGCCCAGGAGCGCTCTATCTTTGCGGCTGATGAACTCGACAGCGACATGGCCGAAGTACTCGCCGACGTGGCGGCACTCGTCGAGGCCGAACTCGTGAGGGAAGCAAATGAGTGACGATAAAGACGACGCCAGCGAGGAGCTGGGAAAGACCGGCGAGAAGATGGGTGGTATCGCTGACCGTTTCGGTGCGACGACTGAGGCGTCTGAAACAATCGATACGACCGAAACGGACGAAACGACTGACACAACAGAAACGACCGAAACGACTGAAACGATCGATGGGGCTAAGCAGACCTCCACGCCATCGTCTGAAATGACTGAAACGACTGACACGCTCGGGCCGGGCGATGAGGGATTCGTGCTGCGCGAAGATTGGAACGGGCGGACGATCTATCTCCCTGACGACGTCGTCGACGATCTCGACATCCGGTACTCGGAGGTCAACGTCGAATGGCAGCGTGAGCATGGCGAGCAGCTTCCGAAGAATGAGCGGTTCTATCCGGCGTTGATCCGGGCGGCAATCAATGAGACGTCTATCGAGGAAGAGCTCGGTCTCGACGGGTAGCGTCTTTCGATCTATTGTTCTTCTGTTACTCCCGTTCTAAATTCCTTTACATAGGTTAGCACGCACGTGGAAGGAGAGTGTTTTATAAGGAAATTGTAAAAACTTATTTTGTATCCTCCGAGGCGAGATAGAACCACATCTACCGCTGAAAGCTCCAGAACCGGTGGAGGGTCCTTACTTATTTCTACTGAATCCTATTGTACAAACATATTCCAGCCTGAAACAGCTGGTCGCTGAGAACTGTAAGCTGGGACTCCAACCGATTTTAGACGACATAACGTGGCAAAAGATGAGGGCTGATTTGAAAGATGAGCTCGGCTTACACGGCCGTGCGATTCAGCACAACAGCACATAGCACAGCAGTATACTCTTACAATAGTACACCTAACACGTGACTATGACAATGGACATGGAAGAGTTTGAGGCTGCGGGGAACGGGGAGGAGAGATTATCCACTAGCGAGGCACTTGTGAAGTTCCTCCTCGAGAATAGGGATCGAGCGTGGAAGCGCAGCGAGATCGCAGACGAAATCAACCGTGACCCGAACACCGTAGGAACGAACCTGAGCCGATTGAAAGATCGCGGTCTCGTTCGCCACCGCAAGAATCATTGGGCGATCACAGACGATCACCATCGACTCGTCGAAGCGACCCGGTTCTCAAAGGCATTCTCAACGCTCAACAAGTCGTTTGGATCGATTATCCAGAGCGAGGAGGAAGCAAAAGCGTGGAGCGACGCACAACCGGATCGGCCGCATCCGAGTGTTGTTGACGGTGAAGAAACCACCCAAACTATTGAACCTGAAGGAGACAACGGCGACGATCAGTGAGTTCGTACTGGCGGCATGAATTGGAGAGATAGCCGAGAACGGGTGGTATAACACGCGGGATTTACGTATAGCGCCTTCATTACTCTACGATACTCGATGACTGAAATTTCTGATTCGCTTCGCTCTCTGTTCAGTGCTCAAATCGAAGAACATGATGGGTCATATGTCGTGGACATCCCGGCGAGTGAAATCGAGCATGACGCGCTCGCTGCTGAGGAAACGTATCGCATCGCAATCCTGGCGTCGGAATCCTCGACAGAACAGAAGGCCCAGCAAGACCAACACCAATCGACTGCCCAAGAAACGACTACGACATCACAGGGTCCCCCCGTGGATGAAGGTGAGGTTCGCGACGTGACGATTGAGACGACGGGTGATCAAGGCGATGGCATCGCGAAGGTTGAGCGGGGGTACGTCGTGATCGTCCCCGGCGGACAACCAGGTGATGAACCGACGGTCGAGATCGAGCAAGTTCAAGAGAACGTCGCGTTTGCCAGCATCGTCGAACAAGACTCACGGGCGCTCTAACGTCGTTTTACTGGCAACCGTCTGTTTGGCCGGCGTCGTCGGGATCCTGACCACCTCGATCTACCCTACTCACTTCCTGGCTTTCCGACGTACTCCGATTTCATCGTCCCGTTCTCACGATAGTAGCGATAGAGATACGGGCCGTGCATATCTGCGGGATCCCCGCTGGCGCACTTACAGCTGTGGTCGCCACAGGTAACTTTCTCTTTGACGACGGTCGAGCTTCCGGCGCTATCGGAGTCGTCGACGGGCTCGGCAGTCTCGGGAAGTTCGTCAGTGTCAACCGACTGGTCGCGGTACTCGATGAGCGCCTCTATGTAACTCTGTACCTCCTGAAGTGTCTCCGTATCCTGTTTAGGGAGTCCTTCTGCGAGATACTTCGGAAGAGAGGTGGGTGATGACGGCTGCTCCATACCTTATGTAACAATCGAATCCACTTTAGCGCTCGGATGATACATAAGGTATTGAACCATCTCTACCAACTGTGTACTCTTCAGCGATCACTCGAGATCGTAGGCCGCAATCTCGTGAGAATCACACTGTGGGCATTCATCGACGCCCTTCTTCACGCTGTATCCACAGTGGCGGCATTTCGTGGTGCGTTATCGATGTCGGTTCGAGCCTGACGATCTGCCGAATGAACTGTTTACTAAGCATTGATGGGATCGACAATCTCGCCACAGCTTGGACATTCGGCCCACACGCCTGGGTCACCGCCAGCGGCCTCATAGTGGATGATCGCGTGTCGATCAGTAACTGTCTCGCCACAGAACGAGCAGGTACCACGGACTGTCTCTGGGTCATCGGGAGTCATTCACACGATCTCGGGAGTTCAGGGGGAAAGGGAGCGTGTGACACTCTCTTTGAGCTGGTCCGGTCAGTGAGACTGACCCAGCTTTGCTCCTTCGCCTCAAAATTAGAGACTCTGTGACTTATACTTCGGGCGAGCGGAGTGAAAGTACTGTTCAATGCTGCTTGGCCGTGCTTCTCAAGTGAACATTGTGTAGTTGTGGTCGCCAGCATTGATAAGTGTTCGAACTCTGTTGAGCGACTTTGTTGGCGAAAACAGCATCCATTTTGAATTGAGATTCGCGGTGTATTGACGTGCCAATTGTTCCAAAAAATATACTCTTTCTCCGTTCTCGTCTACAGTACTCGGTTCCGGAATCGGATGTTGGTATAGGAGGGGGAGAGGGGGGGTCTATGAATAATGGAAGCAGCCCAAAAGGTGGGGGTGGGGGGTCGCCAGAATCTTCCGTTAGACCCCGTTAAACGCCAATGCCTCGCTCTATGACATCCCAAACCCTCATATCCAAGATCCTATCTTTAAAACTGAGAGTTTTATATAGGATACACGCTAATTATATCCTCAATGGGAAATAATTAAGTTGTATAGTAGACAACGAGATTAGTGTTTGACAGGACTGGCTTTCCGTGAGATCGGCTTCTGTCTTCTCCCGTGGTTTGTAGCTACGGTGTCTCTCCCGTGGTATCTCCCGTGTTTTCTGGTTGTAATCTCCCGTGAGGGGGACACCTTCTCAGCCCGTTCCATTATTCATAGATCCCCTCCCCCTACCCTTACCGATAATATTCGATATTGTGTGTAGGTTCTCCGTGCTTGGATGGTCGATATTTATTTCAAAACATCTATGTTTTCTGCCTTACAACGCAATTCCGATCTCTCGATACCTGCTCCAGTCAACGCTCCCGCGCTCACTTAGTGCCCAGCAGCTGGGTGGGTATCGTCATCTCGGTCGTCGTCGATCGGTTTGTAGTCACTCTCCATGCCGACGGGACGAAAACCGGGTACGTAGCTGAAGCGTTTGCCAGGCTCGCCGTAGAACATGACCGGGAGCGTCCCCCGATCGTCTCGTGCCCCGTAATGTGGGGGCCACGTGTGGAGTTCAGCCGTCGGCTTGTACACCTGCGGCCCAGGAAGCGCTGCGCGTTCCAGATCGGTGAGATCGAGTACCCGAACCTCAAAGCGACGAGCGAGTTCTTTGGCGTTGGATGTGATCTCGGTTGTATGACACAGAACCGGCATTGCCCGGCAGGCAAACGCGATCGTACACAACCGGAAGATCGTCGACGGCGTGATCGTGTCGCTCGTCCAGTCTTTACACTGCGCAACGATCCAATCTGTCGGCTGCTGTTGTTTTGGCTTCCGAACAGCCACGACGTCGACCTCGAGACCGAACAGGCGCTGGCGGGTCTCTGCTTGGTACCCCCACCGCTTCAACGCGCGATGGAGTTGATACTCAAGCCACCGTCCATCGCCAATCCCACGGCCAGCCACATCTGCATAGGCCGATCGGTGACTGGAGAGTTGCTCGGGCAGCGTGGAGTCGTCCGTTGGCCCCTCAGAAAGTGCGTCCTGAAGGATGACGATATGGTCTCGAATTATCTCGAGTGTTTGCTCGATCGAATACTCCTGTGAGGAGCGGTCGTACCCCTCAATAGAGAGATCCTCAAGCAGCCGACCGAGACGTAGTTGAATGTGATAGAGTGCTTCGTCGGAGTCGTCCCAGGTCACAACGTCACGATCTGCGTGAGACAGAACACCCTCTGAATCTGCAAGCTGTCGGCGGATCGTCTTGAGCGGGTAGAGCGCGAGGAACAACCGTCGCCGTACGGTGACGTTTTCGACGGTCGTGAGTGTCTCCTCCTCAGTCAGGGCAACCCGGAACGTCTCAATAGCGTCGATGAGCTGGGTGAGCTCGCGGGCGAACCCCGGTGGAACCGAGAGTGTTTCATCTGTCATCGGGAGAGCGGACTTGGCGTGAAGTCTTGGCGAGTTAGTGCGGTCGCTGAGAGCGGTTGGAGCGTTGGCTGCCCGTGGGTGCGGAGGTGGTGGTAGAACTCGTCTGTCGTCGCAGGATACCACTGTGGGCTATCACGCTCGCGGTAGCGGAGATCGCCGTCGACGGAGGCGACCACCCCCTGTTCGGTCGTGGCCGTCTTCGCGAATACGAGCACGGGCGGATCCGGACGCGCCCAACAGTCACGGATCCACTCGAGCATCGTTTCGAGCGGTGTGGGATCGACCGGGTCAGGATACCGTGCGGCTGCCGGCGCGCGTATCGCGACATCGTCGACGCGGTCGCTACCACAGGAGCGCCACTCGGTGCCAGTCCACTCGAGTTCACGGCGTGTCCAGGACTCGCCAGTGCTGTCGGGGTCGAAGCGGAGGCGGCGCGGTGGCGCACCCGGTGGGTTCCACTGAAGCAGGCACGCACCGTCGTCGGCGAGCGTGGCGTCATCGCGACGGCGACGAGACGCGAACAGTGTAGCGTCGATCTGTTCCCGTGCCCGCCTTAGGGTCGCGGGTGGATCGCCGCCCGGCATCGAAACGACGTCGTCACCGTCGTTGACCGCCTCGAACAGCCGGTGGAAATTGGAGTCGACGTCTCTGAGTGTCTCCAGTTCGGGCTGGTAGTCAGCCATTAGGCGTCCTCCGAGTCCGGTTTGTAACATGCAGTCTGAAGCCGGCGGATGTATTCGGCAAGCGGTTCGGTGGCGTCTGTCGGTGTCACAGTTTTTGACCGGTCATCATACGCGACGGCACCGCTCTGATCGAGCGTCTCGAGATGTGTTTGGATCAGCGAGACGTATACCGAGGTCCGTTTGTTACTGCCGACCTTGCTGGGATCTATTGCATGTTCGATGGCCGCGATCTCAACGGCCAGATCACCGGCAGAAATCTCTGTGTGTGACTGTGAGAGAGAGAGTAAGACGCGCCGGCGCCGACTGTTCGCGATTGAGGTGAACGCTCTCTGTGGGTCCATCGGAATGGCGAGTGAGGACGGCTCGTCGGGAGCGTCGGTCACTCAGATCGCCCCGTAGATGGACGGCTATTGGTGGTTCGGTAGCGAGGGCTCGGGGAGCCATCGCGGGTGTACGGTACAACGTGGAGTGTCAGAAGGCCAGTGTCGAGAGCGACACGCTGAGACACAGAGTTATCACTCCTGGCCCTGTTCGGGTTGCTTGCTGTCATTGGGTGGCAGCACGACTCCTCCGGCGGTAGGACGCCGGAGGGTTCCGTCAGGAATCGTGCGTGTACTGTTGAGAACTGATTGTAACTTTTATATGGGTGTCACAAAACGCAGATTGTGAATTTAGTCCTTTGAACGCTTCTACCGTGTATATCTGGGTGTGTTCTTAATCACCTCTTAATTCACGCACCACCCACATCCGGTAGCTAAAAACAATACTCACATGACGTCCAGCCATCGTTGTCAGGGGCTTGGTTGATGAGATACATCTGGACGGACACGATGTCGCGGCCACCATCAACGTCACTGAGCATGACGCCATCGTCGAACTCGTTGCGGCCAGCGCCAGCGCAAGTCCGCGTTTTAACCGCAGTACAGTGTCATGGTAGTAGCTCTTTCAGCCGGAGAGCATTTCGATCCGGAACGAAAGAGAGATCGACGTATCGACTTTTCCGTCTCCCGACAGAACACCGCTCACGCCCATGGACGTGACTGAGGAGGCCGTTCGGAATATCTGCACGAACGCGGTCTTCGAGCGCGGCGAGAACTATCTCGATGAGGGCCGTATCGGCGAGATACACCGCATCGAAACCACCGTCACCGCCGTCGTGAGCGGGAGCCGCCAGTACGACGTGCGTATCGACCTCACGGCCGACGAGTTCGACCCGTGGTGTGACTGTCCGTATAACGGAGCGGGGGCGTGTAAGCACGTCGTCGCCGTGCTGCTTCGGTGTGTTGACAAGCTTCCTCCTGACGAGGGTGACCGGCTCAACGCCGCACTCGAGGCTGCCGACGCCGACGACCTGCGAGCGTTCCTTTATGAAACGCTGGCTGGCGACGCTGCTCTCCGCGAGCGCTTCGTCGCCCGGTTCGGTGAAGATTCGACACGGTCGGTCGACGAACTGCGCGCCGCGATCGACCGGCAGTTCGAGGAGACGAACTCCGACTACTTCGTCGTCTTCGAACCGATCGACTTCTCGGAGTGGTTCGATCTTGCGGCGGAGTATCGCGAGCAGGAGCAATACGCCCCGGCAGCAGTGGTCTACCGGGCGCTCGTCGAATCACTCGACGACAACATGGAGCGCGTCGACGGTGCGTACGACCACTTCTCACAGGCATTCTCGCAGGCACTCGACGGGTACGTTGACTGCGTTGGGGCCACGGACCGTGAGGGCGACGCCGCTGCGGACGCTGTCGCGTTCCTCAACGAGCGGGCTTCGTCGGGCACGTCGTTCCTCGCGGAACACTTCGAACGGGCAGCAGCTGAGCTCCAGGAGGGAGTGGGTGAGGGATCTCCCGAATAGCTCATCCGACGTCGACTACGCCCGGAGCGAACCGACGTACGACACTCCCAGAGCGCAACAGTTCTGGATCGCGAACGCGATTTGGACGAGCATTGCGGACGCCACGTCGGCGACTCATCACTGCTAGTCGATAAAAAAAGAGACGGACGAGGCTCTTCTGGAAACTGGTGATGAGTGAGGTGGAAGCCTGCGGACGCTAGCGCCCGTCGTCGCGCTTCTGGGGGGTAATACACTACCCTGCGGCTCCAAAGCCTTTGCGCGGCGCAGAGACTCGTCTGTGGGTCGTCTGTGTTGTGCCGTCTCCATTCCCCGTTATGTCGGGGGACGATCCGAACGTCGTACGTTGCGGACTGGCCCTCGCGAACGACGATGTCCGGATGATTGATGTCGTTCGCCGTTTCGCAAGTGTTGTTGACGGCGACGTCGATCTTTTGTCGGTCTAGCGTTCATGTTTCGATCACCGCCGTTCGCGAGGCTGAGCCCCTTCGTGGTACTGACTGTCCTACTTATCCCACCTGTCCGGAAAAGCGTTGTCGGAGGGACCACGTAGTGCTGTATGGCTTCGTGCTGATACCCACAAAGGCAGAGTGTTGATGTATCCCCTTCCGGTGCTGCTCGCTTCGATCGGGGTGGTCTCCCAGCTCTTCGTCTCGGTCCGGTGTTGCCTGTCGCTCTCTGCTCGGCGGGCGTTCAGTTGTCGTCGTCTTCGTCGTCGTGGTACCAGCCGTTGCCGCCGAAGTACGGGTGCGGTGTGACGAGGTCAACCCCGGTCGTCCCCTCGGGCAGCGGCATGTTCCCGACCTTTTTGCTCTGTGCTTCGATCTCATCTCCGAACTTCCCATCTGAATTGATCCCTAACTCGACAAGCATCCGTTCCATCTTGATGTCGATTTGTTCCATCTTAATCCGCTGGTGGCGGTTGTTGATCCCCTCGCGAAGAAGTAGTTTCACAGCCATGCTTCGAGATATCTCGTGGTGGTCTGCGATGTCATCGATGAGCTCTGCCAGTTCATCAGACACATAGCAGGAGATGTTAGTTGGCATTGTAGTTCTTTGTTCACCGGGTCCCCTGTTAAGTCGTCCCCTCAGACAATCCCCCACATCCGTTCTGCCAACCTCGGCTACTCCCTGCTGACGTGTCACCACTTGGCTCCGTCCTGTCGTCCCCTACCTGCGGCAACCGGGGGGGACGATCATCGCCTCTCCATACTCGTCTCCAGTGGACCCGCTTGCCTCCACGCGCCGGGAGGCTCCTCTGCTGTAGCTGTCCACCCGTTCTGTCGATCGCCGCGCCGGTCTGTCCCACCGCGTGGCTGGTCGTCAACGCCGGTCCATACACCGAGAGGTTGATGGTGGCCTGTTGCTTTTGGTCGATGTCGATCGCTGTCCCTGTCTGGGTATGCCAGCCGGGAGCTTGTCTCCGGTCGCTGTTTGGTGTCGCTCTGTCTGAGTGGGTCACCCCCTGGCCCGTACTGCTGAGAGTGTCGTCTCAGGCCGCCTCATCTGCGTCCAGAATCCAGTATCTGATTTCTGATATAGATTCCCCGTCTCTCTCATCGATCGCTCACTTCCCCTCTCTCCTCTCGGCCCCGCCCCGAACTATCGCTACGCGGTCGACCTTCTGGTCGGATTGCCCTCTAGGCCCCTAACACTGTGAATTCGCGGAACCTAACCACAGGGGAGGAGAGATATATTAGAGCATCTCTAAAGCCCTCTCAACCGCTTAGAACCTAACCAGCGGGATTATGGGGGTGGGTGCGTTGATTGCGAACCCCCCCAAAATCGATAGCCGTCTAGCGATAAACAACTACATCAAATTCAATATATAACATATCAAGGATGCCCTGAAAAGTTGTCGAGTCTTGCGATTATAGCCGGTCCTCGGGCAACTATTGCCGCCTATCATGGAATTGGGCTATACCACTCTCGTATTGCGATTGCGTGGTTGATAGTGTACCCCCACAAATCCAGAGCAGTCTTGCGATTAAATATTGAGACCAGATGTGTCAAATGTGTATTGTGCTGGATTTGTAGTACGATAACAAAACCGGTCAAATCCTTCCCAGTCTTGCGATTATGAGAATTATCACAACCCCCCTCTATTCGCATCTCGTCCTGCGATAACAGAATTTGATATGTCTCCACCATTCATGTCGTGATGACCCGAGTGGCTGATAAAGAAACCCCCCAATCTAGTCGCCTTCGTGCGATTATGAGTTTGATAAGAGATCGGCTGTATCGCTCGTCCGTCTTGTGATTTGTTGGTAG belongs to Halorubrum sp. DM2 and includes:
- a CDS encoding ParA family protein, with protein sequence MTETTETAETIEAPPAIVAMLNQKGGVGKTTLTIHVAGALADRGLDVLVVDLAPEGALTSILGYDEAYSDLDREVSLHELLLDPSRADDVDDIIITGEEFDLLPANERMVDRTGGELNGEPRARERLKMVLDELATGYDVVLVDNMPSINVLTDNALVASDGVLIPAYAEALSVQGLDRLQKQIDSVREYFGTVRILGIIANRVEHNKQADAMLEQLHSEFEDGLEIPVFDVYKRVDLQRAIAAQERSIFAADELDSDMAEVLADVAALVEAELVREANE
- a CDS encoding HNH endonuclease, which produces MSDDKDDASEELGKTGEKMGGIADRFGATTEASETIDTTETDETTDTTETTETTETIDGAKQTSTPSSEMTETTDTLGPGDEGFVLREDWNGRTIYLPDDVVDDLDIRYSEVNVEWQREHGEQLPKNERFYPALIRAAINETSIEEELGLDG
- a CDS encoding MarR family transcriptional regulator, which produces MTMDMEEFEAAGNGEERLSTSEALVKFLLENRDRAWKRSEIADEINRDPNTVGTNLSRLKDRGLVRHRKNHWAITDDHHRLVEATRFSKAFSTLNKSFGSIIQSEEEAKAWSDAQPDRPHPSVVDGEETTQTIEPEGDNGDDQ
- a CDS encoding TRAM domain-containing protein; this translates as MTEISDSLRSLFSAQIEEHDGSYVVDIPASEIEHDALAAEETYRIAILASESSTEQKAQQDQHQSTAQETTTTSQGPPVDEGEVRDVTIETTGDQGDGIAKVERGYVVIVPGGQPGDEPTVEIEQVQENVAFASIVEQDSRAL
- a CDS encoding DUF6788 family protein; amino-acid sequence: MEQPSSPTSLPKYLAEGLPKQDTETLQEVQSYIEALIEYRDQSVDTDELPETAEPVDDSDSAGSSTVVKEKVTCGDHSCKCASGDPADMHGPYLYRYYRENGTMKSEYVGKPGSE
- a CDS encoding restriction endonuclease, which produces MTDETLSVPPGFARELTQLIDAIETFRVALTEEETLTTVENVTVRRRLFLALYPLKTIRRQLADSEGVLSHADRDVVTWDDSDEALYHIQLRLGRLLEDLSIEGYDRSSQEYSIEQTLEIIRDHIVILQDALSEGPTDDSTLPEQLSSHRSAYADVAGRGIGDGRWLEYQLHRALKRWGYQAETRQRLFGLEVDVVAVRKPKQQQPTDWIVAQCKDWTSDTITPSTIFRLCTIAFACRAMPVLCHTTEITSNAKELARRFEVRVLDLTDLERAALPGPQVYKPTAELHTWPPHYGARDDRGTLPVMFYGEPGKRFSYVPGFRPVGMESDYKPIDDDRDDDTHPAAGH
- a CDS encoding SWIM zinc finger family protein; translation: MDVTEEAVRNICTNAVFERGENYLDEGRIGEIHRIETTVTAVVSGSRQYDVRIDLTADEFDPWCDCPYNGAGACKHVVAVLLRCVDKLPPDEGDRLNAALEAADADDLRAFLYETLAGDAALRERFVARFGEDSTRSVDELRAAIDRQFEETNSDYFVVFEPIDFSEWFDLAAEYREQEQYAPAAVVYRALVESLDDNMERVDGAYDHFSQAFSQALDGYVDCVGATDREGDAAADAVAFLNERASSGTSFLAEHFERAAAELQEGVGEGSPE